From Halobacterium sp. R2-5, the proteins below share one genomic window:
- a CDS encoding ABC transporter ATP-binding protein — protein sequence MTQTDTAVRLEAITKRFPGVVANDAVDLPVERGSVHALLGENGAGKTTLMNVLYGLYKPDGGRIVVDGEPRTFDSPRDAIDAGIGMIHQHFMLVDTMTVSENIALGNEPRKWGGLAVDRDAARREVVELSERYGFDVDPDQVVADASVGVQQRVEILKALYRGADVLILDEPTAVLTPQEVEDLFDVLDELTDEGKTVIFITHKLGEAMHAADDITVLRDGENVGTVDADGTSREELAELMVGREVVLDVESPPADVGDTVLDVDSLSVLDDREVPAVTDVTFEVNEGEVFGIAGVDGNGQAELVEAITGLRDPEAGDVVFDGEDLAGVSRRDRIDAGMAYIPEDRQERGLVMDFDLVENGILGSQHSAPFASRSAIDWDESRAHAERVVEEYDVRPPNADNEAVSLSGGNQQKFIVGREFERDPRLVVATHPTRGVDIGSQEFIHDRLLELRDEGRGVLLVSSKLDEVQGLSDRLAVMHDGDLMAVVDPDGITEEELGLLMAGEYPEGYEPRSERDATGVVQ from the coding sequence ATGACGCAAACGGATACGGCCGTCCGACTAGAAGCAATCACGAAACGGTTCCCGGGCGTCGTCGCGAACGACGCCGTCGACCTCCCGGTCGAGCGCGGCTCCGTGCACGCGCTGCTCGGGGAGAACGGCGCGGGCAAGACGACGCTGATGAACGTCCTCTACGGGCTCTACAAGCCGGACGGGGGCCGCATCGTCGTCGACGGCGAGCCCCGGACGTTCGACTCGCCGCGGGACGCCATCGACGCCGGCATCGGGATGATCCACCAGCACTTCATGCTGGTGGACACGATGACGGTCTCGGAGAACATCGCGCTCGGCAACGAACCCCGGAAGTGGGGCGGGCTCGCCGTCGACCGCGACGCCGCGCGCCGGGAGGTCGTCGAGCTCAGCGAGCGCTACGGGTTCGACGTCGACCCCGACCAGGTCGTCGCGGACGCGAGCGTCGGCGTCCAGCAGCGCGTCGAGATTCTGAAGGCGCTGTACCGCGGCGCGGACGTGCTCATCCTCGACGAGCCGACGGCCGTGCTCACGCCCCAGGAGGTCGAGGACCTCTTCGACGTCCTCGACGAGCTCACCGACGAGGGGAAGACGGTCATCTTCATCACGCACAAGCTCGGCGAGGCGATGCACGCCGCCGACGACATCACCGTCCTCCGGGACGGGGAGAACGTCGGCACCGTGGACGCCGACGGGACCAGCCGGGAGGAGCTCGCGGAACTGATGGTCGGCCGCGAGGTCGTCCTCGACGTCGAGTCGCCCCCGGCGGACGTCGGCGACACCGTCCTCGACGTGGACTCGCTGTCCGTGCTCGACGACCGTGAGGTCCCCGCGGTCACTGACGTCACCTTCGAGGTCAACGAGGGCGAGGTGTTCGGCATCGCGGGCGTCGACGGCAACGGCCAGGCCGAACTCGTGGAAGCCATCACGGGCCTCCGGGATCCCGAAGCCGGCGACGTCGTCTTCGACGGCGAGGACCTCGCCGGCGTCTCCCGGCGCGACCGCATCGACGCCGGGATGGCGTACATCCCCGAGGACCGCCAGGAGCGCGGCCTCGTGATGGACTTCGACCTCGTGGAGAACGGCATCCTCGGCAGCCAGCACAGCGCGCCGTTCGCGTCCCGCAGCGCCATCGACTGGGACGAATCCCGGGCACACGCCGAGCGCGTCGTCGAGGAGTACGACGTGCGGCCGCCGAACGCGGACAACGAGGCCGTCTCGCTGTCCGGCGGCAACCAGCAGAAGTTCATCGTCGGCCGCGAGTTCGAGCGCGACCCGCGGCTGGTCGTCGCCACGCACCCGACCCGCGGCGTCGACATCGGCTCCCAGGAGTTCATCCACGACCGCCTGCTCGAACTCCGCGACGAGGGACGGGGCGTGCTGCTCGTCTCCTCGAAGCTCGACGAAGTCCAGGGGCTCTCCGACCGGCTCGCGGTGATGCACGACGGCGACCTGATGGCCGTCGTCGACCCGGACGGAATCACCGAAGAAGAACTCGGGCTGCTGATGGCGGGCGAGTACCCGGAGGGGTACGAGCCGCGTAGCGAGCGCGACGCCACGGGGGTGGTGCAGTGA
- a CDS encoding ABC transporter permease: MSAADRARGLLGRLVRASAFERFLISASALLLSVFIGGLIILAAGRMTDCSSAAYTLAFPGKFVTQFVGGEALFAMGFCYDPFAVYDLLFLGAFGDLLSNPINGQFATTVAETTILMFTGVAVAVAFRADIFNIGVQGQLVVGALTTGVVLVYAAPPLAGLGALATVVLLPLGLLLGAIAGGVYAAIPGALKAYADANEVITTIMLNFVATSIALFLVSRESYFKDPESFASQTVGLPDVAMFPSVLFRPRDDVSLLAVVFAVAVLVGIWYLLQHTPFGYDLRTSGLQPDAAEYGGVDADRTIVTSMTLSGALAGIGGAVYVLMVLGNFQTGVPSYGFDGITVSILAGNNPLGVGFAALLFGVLKSGSIVVQVGSNVPPTLVGVLRGLIILFVAMPEFFRMLGKRFGSFQPAGEQPVAADGAGGGSDE; the protein is encoded by the coding sequence GTGAGCGCCGCCGACCGAGCCCGCGGACTGCTCGGGCGGCTCGTCCGGGCGTCGGCGTTCGAGCGGTTCCTCATCAGCGCGTCCGCGCTCTTGCTGTCCGTGTTCATCGGCGGTCTCATCATCCTCGCGGCCGGCCGGATGACCGACTGCTCGAGCGCCGCGTACACGCTCGCGTTCCCCGGGAAGTTCGTCACGCAGTTCGTCGGCGGCGAGGCGCTGTTCGCGATGGGGTTCTGCTACGACCCGTTCGCGGTGTACGACCTGCTGTTCCTCGGCGCGTTCGGCGACCTGCTGAGCAACCCGATCAACGGCCAGTTCGCCACCACCGTCGCGGAGACCACGATTCTCATGTTCACGGGGGTCGCGGTCGCGGTGGCGTTCCGCGCGGACATCTTCAACATCGGGGTGCAGGGTCAGCTCGTCGTCGGCGCGCTCACCACGGGCGTCGTGCTCGTGTACGCCGCGCCGCCGCTGGCCGGCCTCGGCGCGCTCGCGACCGTCGTCCTGCTCCCGCTCGGTCTGCTGCTCGGCGCCATCGCGGGCGGCGTCTACGCCGCGATCCCGGGCGCACTGAAGGCGTACGCGGACGCCAACGAAGTCATCACAACGATCATGCTGAACTTCGTCGCCACCTCTATCGCCCTGTTCCTCGTCTCCCGAGAGAGCTACTTCAAGGACCCCGAGAGCTTCGCGAGCCAGACCGTCGGACTGCCCGACGTCGCGATGTTCCCGAGCGTCCTGTTCCGGCCGCGGGACGACGTCTCGCTGCTCGCGGTCGTGTTCGCCGTCGCCGTGCTCGTCGGCATCTGGTACCTCCTCCAGCACACGCCGTTCGGCTACGACCTGCGCACGAGCGGGCTCCAGCCGGACGCCGCCGAGTACGGCGGCGTCGACGCCGACCGCACTATCGTCACCAGCATGACGCTGTCGGGCGCGCTCGCCGGCATCGGCGGCGCCGTCTACGTGCTGATGGTGCTCGGGAACTTCCAGACGGGCGTGCCGTCGTACGGCTTCGACGGCATCACCGTCTCCATCCTCGCGGGGAACAACCCGCTCGGCGTCGGCTTCGCCGCGCTCCTCTTCGGCGTGCTGAAGAGCGGGTCCATCGTCGTGCAGGTCGGCTCGAACGTCCCGCCGACGCTCGTCGGCGTGCTCCGCGGGCTCATCATCCTGTTCGTCGCGATGCCGGAGTTCTTCCGGATGCTCGGCAAGCGGTTCGGGTCGTTCCAGCCGGCCGGCGAGCAACCGGTCGCCGCCGACGGCGCCGGAGGTGGGAGCGATGAGTGA
- a CDS encoding ABC transporter permease → MSDWLPGGPDRSIAADTYDWLFAGRGRVQQAVIAVVLAAVVGLVAAGAFAPQSNAGRLFDVLTASSTLAATLRLSVPIAFAALGGIFAEKSGVINIGLEGLLIIAAFVGVWGTQTTGSVWYGLLGGVVASTLLAALFAVVCIEFRADQIIAGLAVWLIALGLAPFLSSVIYGSKNTPSVSTFPTLPEMGIPFVSEFVTTPLPLVNTALVDVPFFGALFDAGPPVYLMFVAVALSWYTLNRTAFGRWVVASGENPKALDTAGVNVHRVRYAAVLLSGVLAGVGGAALALGVGQFTGNGPTMVNGKGFIAIVAYLFGNYHPVGALGSTMLFAGLDATQLTLQARDVFQVPAELVRTIPYVTVIIVLALFGRTRLPSAAGDHYESGEDE, encoded by the coding sequence ATGAGTGACTGGCTGCCCGGCGGCCCGGACCGCAGCATCGCCGCCGACACCTACGACTGGCTGTTCGCCGGCCGCGGCCGCGTCCAGCAGGCGGTCATCGCGGTGGTACTGGCTGCCGTCGTCGGCCTCGTCGCCGCCGGCGCGTTCGCGCCCCAGTCGAACGCCGGACGGCTGTTCGACGTGCTCACGGCGAGTTCCACGCTCGCGGCGACGCTGCGGCTGTCGGTCCCCATCGCGTTCGCCGCGCTCGGCGGCATCTTCGCGGAGAAGTCCGGCGTCATCAACATCGGCCTCGAGGGACTGCTCATCATCGCCGCGTTCGTCGGCGTCTGGGGGACCCAGACCACGGGCAGCGTCTGGTACGGCCTGCTCGGCGGCGTCGTCGCGAGCACGCTGCTCGCGGCGCTGTTCGCCGTCGTCTGCATCGAGTTCCGCGCCGACCAGATCATCGCGGGGCTGGCGGTGTGGCTCATCGCGCTCGGGCTCGCACCGTTCCTCTCCTCGGTCATCTACGGCTCGAAGAACACCCCGAGCGTCTCGACGTTCCCGACGCTCCCGGAGATGGGCATCCCGTTCGTCTCCGAGTTCGTCACGACGCCGCTCCCGCTCGTGAACACGGCGCTGGTCGACGTGCCGTTCTTCGGCGCGCTGTTCGACGCCGGCCCGCCCGTCTACCTGATGTTCGTCGCGGTCGCGCTGTCGTGGTACACCCTCAACCGCACCGCGTTCGGGCGCTGGGTCGTCGCCAGCGGCGAGAACCCGAAGGCGCTGGACACGGCTGGCGTGAACGTCCACCGCGTCCGGTACGCGGCCGTCCTGCTCTCGGGCGTGCTCGCGGGCGTCGGCGGCGCCGCGCTCGCACTGGGCGTCGGCCAGTTCACGGGTAACGGCCCGACGATGGTCAACGGCAAGGGGTTCATCGCCATCGTGGCGTACCTCTTCGGGAACTACCACCCGGTCGGCGCGCTCGGCTCGACGATGCTGTTCGCGGGCCTCGACGCCACCCAGCTCACGCTGCAAGCACGGGACGTCTTCCAGGTGCCCGCAGAACTGGTGCGCACCATCCCGTACGTCACCGTCATCATCGTGCTCGCGCTGTTCGGCCGCACGCGCCTGCCGTCGGCGGCGGGCGACCACTACGAGTCCGGCGAGGACGAGTAG
- the cdd gene encoding cytidine deaminase, protein MDDDELLDAARDALAEAYVPYSEYPVGAAIETADGEVYVGTNVENANFSNSLHAEEVAVGSAVRDGHREFAKVVVTSAERDAVTPCGMCRQTLAEFCDDDVPVLCDTGDGFERYTIGELIPDTITPEMLGH, encoded by the coding sequence ATGGACGACGACGAACTGCTGGACGCCGCACGCGACGCCTTAGCGGAAGCCTACGTGCCGTACTCGGAGTACCCCGTGGGAGCCGCCATCGAAACCGCCGACGGCGAGGTGTACGTCGGCACGAACGTCGAGAACGCGAACTTCTCGAACAGCCTCCACGCCGAGGAGGTCGCGGTCGGTTCGGCGGTCCGGGACGGCCACCGCGAGTTCGCGAAAGTCGTCGTCACGTCCGCGGAGCGGGACGCCGTCACGCCCTGCGGGATGTGCCGGCAGACGCTCGCGGAGTTCTGTGACGACGACGTGCCCGTGCTCTGTGACACCGGCGACGGCTTCGAGCGCTACACGATCGGCGAGCTCATCCCGGACACCATCACGCCCGAGATGCTCGGGCACTGA
- a CDS encoding nucleoside phosphorylase — protein sequence MPGDSEDPNDEVQYHVELSEGDVASSVLLPGNPERLDKITPLWDDHDEVAHHREYRTATGSYDGTPISVTSTGIGSPSAAIAVEELARIGVDTFIRVGSCGALQAEMEPGDLVITRGAVRQEGTSDEYVREDYPAVADHEVVAALVAAAERLGHDYHVGLTMSSDSFYAGQGRPGFEGFEAAGSDDLIAELKDANVANVEMEASAILTLANVYGLRAGAVCSVFANRETGEFLTEGETNAAETASLAVHLLAKMDEQKAEAGVDKWHAGLSLE from the coding sequence ATGCCTGGCGACAGCGAGGACCCCAACGACGAGGTCCAGTACCACGTCGAACTCTCCGAAGGCGACGTCGCGTCCAGCGTCCTGCTCCCGGGGAATCCCGAGCGCCTCGACAAGATCACGCCGCTGTGGGACGACCACGACGAGGTCGCCCACCACCGCGAGTACCGCACCGCCACCGGCAGCTACGACGGCACGCCCATCTCGGTCACCTCCACGGGCATCGGCTCGCCGTCCGCCGCCATCGCGGTCGAGGAGCTCGCGCGCATCGGCGTGGACACGTTCATCCGCGTGGGCTCCTGTGGCGCCCTCCAGGCGGAGATGGAGCCCGGCGACCTCGTCATCACGCGGGGCGCGGTCCGACAGGAGGGCACCAGCGACGAGTACGTCCGCGAGGACTACCCCGCGGTCGCCGACCACGAGGTCGTCGCCGCGCTCGTCGCCGCCGCCGAGCGCCTCGGCCACGACTACCACGTCGGCCTCACGATGAGCTCGGACTCCTTCTACGCGGGGCAGGGCCGCCCCGGCTTCGAGGGGTTCGAGGCCGCCGGCAGCGACGACCTCATCGCGGAGCTGAAGGACGCGAACGTCGCGAACGTCGAGATGGAGGCGTCGGCGATCCTCACGCTCGCGAACGTCTACGGGCTGCGCGCCGGCGCGGTCTGCTCGGTGTTCGCGAACCGCGAGACCGGCGAGTTCCTCACCGAGGGCGAGACCAACGCCGCGGAGACCGCGAGCCTCGCGGTCCACCTGCTCGCGAAGATGGACGAGCAGAAGGCGGAAGCCGGCGTGGACAAGTGGCACGCCGGGCTGAGCCTGGAGTAG
- a CDS encoding FAD-dependent oxidoreductase — protein MTTRVVVLGAGYAGAGAVTKLEEELGPETELVWVSETDYHLVLHESHRIIRDPAVEDKISIPVEDIKSRGTRFVHDEVVDVDTDDRTVELADGDDVDYDYLLVGIGSETATYGIDGMGEHPHTLKNLDDALGIHEDVKTAARDATRENPAKVVVGGAGLSGIQTAGELAEFRDRHNAPIDVVLVEALPEIFPPGDSEIQGALRHQIENRDIEILTDDPIVAATEDEIEFDEREALSYDVFVWTGGVTGPSELADVDLDAEHNRLQASSNLQTEDERVFAVGDCSLVDQGDEPAPPTAQAAWQAADVAAENIARAIDDRPLRAWTYDDQGTLVSIGEAAIAHDVEVSGFSAPVRTFNGTPAKMLKKSAAARWIAKITSWSRAMKAWDAL, from the coding sequence ATGACAACGAGAGTCGTCGTTCTCGGTGCCGGGTACGCCGGCGCCGGCGCCGTCACGAAGCTGGAAGAAGAACTCGGCCCGGAGACGGAGCTCGTCTGGGTGTCCGAGACGGACTACCACCTCGTCCTCCACGAGTCCCACCGCATCATCCGAGACCCCGCGGTCGAGGACAAGATCTCGATCCCCGTCGAGGACATCAAGTCCCGCGGCACGCGGTTCGTCCACGACGAGGTCGTCGACGTCGACACCGACGACCGCACCGTCGAACTCGCCGACGGCGACGACGTCGACTACGACTACCTCCTGGTCGGCATCGGCTCCGAGACGGCGACCTACGGCATCGACGGGATGGGCGAGCACCCGCACACGCTGAAGAACCTCGACGACGCGCTCGGCATCCACGAGGACGTCAAGACCGCCGCCCGGGACGCGACCCGCGAGAACCCCGCGAAAGTGGTCGTCGGCGGCGCCGGCCTCTCCGGCATCCAGACCGCGGGCGAGCTCGCGGAGTTCCGCGACCGCCACAACGCCCCCATCGACGTCGTGCTCGTGGAGGCGCTGCCCGAGATCTTCCCGCCGGGCGACAGCGAGATCCAGGGCGCGCTCCGCCACCAGATCGAGAACCGCGACATCGAGATTCTCACCGACGACCCCATCGTCGCCGCCACGGAAGACGAGATCGAGTTCGACGAGCGCGAGGCGCTGTCCTACGACGTGTTCGTCTGGACGGGCGGCGTCACGGGCCCGAGCGAGCTCGCGGACGTGGACCTAGACGCCGAGCACAACCGCCTGCAGGCGTCCTCGAACCTCCAGACGGAGGACGAGCGCGTGTTCGCTGTCGGGGACTGTTCGCTCGTCGACCAGGGCGACGAGCCCGCGCCGCCGACCGCGCAGGCCGCCTGGCAGGCCGCCGACGTCGCCGCGGAGAACATCGCGCGCGCCATCGACGACCGCCCGCTGCGCGCGTGGACGTACGACGACCAGGGGACGCTGGTCTCCATCGGCGAGGCCGCCATCGCCCACGACGTCGAGGTCAGCGGGTTCTCGGCGCCCGTGCGGACGTTCAACGGCACGCCCGCGAAGATGCTGAAGAAGAGCGCGGCCGCGCGCTGGATCGCGAAGATCACGTCGTGGTCCCGCGCGATGAAGGCCTGGGACGCGCTCTAG
- a CDS encoding Rrf2 family transcriptional regulator: MSSIELTSSQKTILRALVDLYTEREQAVKGEDIAEEVDRNPGTIRNQMQSLKALQLVEGVPGPKGGYKPTVNAYEALEIQKLDTTAEVPVRHEGELVEDANVEEVGLTSVHHPELCRAEIHLRGSIRAFHEGDSVTVGPTPLSKLVIEGTLDGKDDTANILILKIDSMEAPAEEPEH; encoded by the coding sequence ATGTCATCGATTGAACTGACCTCCAGCCAGAAGACGATACTGCGCGCGCTCGTAGACCTCTACACGGAGCGCGAGCAGGCCGTCAAGGGCGAGGACATCGCCGAGGAGGTCGACCGAAACCCGGGCACCATCCGGAACCAGATGCAGAGCCTGAAAGCGCTCCAGCTCGTCGAGGGCGTCCCCGGCCCGAAGGGCGGCTACAAGCCGACCGTCAACGCCTACGAGGCGCTCGAAATCCAGAAGCTCGACACCACCGCGGAGGTCCCGGTCCGACACGAGGGCGAACTCGTCGAGGACGCGAACGTCGAGGAGGTCGGTCTGACCAGCGTCCACCACCCCGAGCTCTGCCGCGCGGAGATCCACCTCCGCGGCTCCATCCGGGCGTTCCACGAGGGCGACAGCGTCACCGTCGGCCCGACGCCGCTGTCGAAGCTCGTCATCGAGGGGACCCTGGACGGCAAAGACGACACGGCGAACATTCTCATCCTGAAGATCGACTCGATGGAGGCGCCCGCCGAGGAACCCGAGCACTGA
- a CDS encoding NAD-dependent epimerase/dehydratase family protein: protein MDGNRVLVTGGAGFIGSNLANHLAADNDVVALDNGYLGTPENLSEDVEYVEADVLDDDLPTDVDVVFHLAALSSRQMLEENPREGARVNIEGFVNVVEQARDDGCDTVVYASTSSAYGSRTEPSPEDMDLEAATGYDASMLGRERYAEYYNDFYDDLSCAGMRFFSVYQGYGGNEAHKGEYANTVSQFADKIANGESPVLWGDGSQTRDFTHVDDIVRGLVTTADHELAGVYNLGTGDPYSFNEMVELINNILGTDVEPEYEPIPLENYVHDTCADISKIHEATGWEPQISFEEGVERVCEPYLDD from the coding sequence ATGGACGGAAACCGCGTTCTGGTGACCGGCGGCGCGGGGTTCATCGGGTCGAACCTCGCGAACCACCTGGCCGCCGACAACGACGTCGTCGCTCTCGACAACGGCTACCTCGGCACCCCTGAGAACCTCTCCGAGGACGTCGAGTACGTGGAGGCGGACGTCCTCGACGACGACCTCCCGACCGACGTCGACGTCGTCTTCCACCTCGCTGCGCTGTCCTCCCGGCAGATGCTCGAAGAGAACCCCCGCGAGGGCGCCCGCGTCAACATCGAGGGGTTCGTGAACGTCGTCGAGCAGGCCCGCGACGACGGCTGCGACACCGTCGTCTACGCCTCGACGTCGTCGGCGTACGGCAGCCGCACGGAGCCCAGCCCCGAGGACATGGACCTGGAGGCCGCGACGGGGTACGACGCGTCGATGCTCGGCCGGGAGCGCTACGCCGAGTACTACAACGACTTCTACGACGACCTCTCGTGTGCGGGGATGCGCTTCTTCTCGGTCTACCAGGGTTACGGCGGCAACGAGGCCCACAAGGGCGAGTACGCGAACACCGTCTCGCAGTTCGCGGACAAGATCGCGAACGGCGAGTCCCCCGTGCTGTGGGGCGACGGCTCTCAGACTCGTGACTTCACGCACGTCGACGACATCGTGCGCGGGCTCGTGACGACCGCCGACCACGAGCTCGCCGGCGTCTACAACCTCGGGACGGGCGACCCGTACTCGTTCAACGAGATGGTCGAGCTCATCAACAACATCCTCGGCACGGACGTCGAGCCCGAGTACGAGCCGATTCCGCTGGAGAACTACGTCCACGACACGTGCGCCGACATCTCCAAGATTCACGAGGCGACCGGCTGGGAGCCCCAGATCTCCTTCGAGGAGGGCGTCGAGCGCGTCTGCGAGCCGTACCTCGACGACTGA
- the rocF gene encoding arginase yields MSRTVHVIGAPMDYGADRRGVDMGPSAIRYADLASGLEAADVDAVDTGDLLVPRAEERDANGGNAKFLDEIEDVCIRLADEVAGTIDDGAFPLVLGGDHAVAIGSLAGSARDAEIGALWLDAHGDFNTPSSSPSGNVHGMPLAAALGRGEFADTEWANATGLREENVALVGLRKLDDYEREAIRDSEMTAYTMSDIDERGVTSVIDDALDVVTAGTDGVHVSLDLDWLDPHEAPGVGTPVRGGATYREAHAALEAIAQRDENVDCLRSLEVVEVNPILDESNRTADIAAELAASALGKRIL; encoded by the coding sequence ATGTCTCGAACTGTCCACGTCATCGGCGCCCCGATGGACTACGGCGCGGACCGACGCGGCGTCGACATGGGGCCGTCGGCGATCCGGTACGCCGACCTCGCGAGCGGACTCGAAGCGGCGGACGTCGACGCCGTCGACACGGGCGACCTGCTCGTGCCGCGCGCCGAGGAGCGCGACGCGAACGGCGGGAACGCGAAGTTCCTCGACGAGATCGAGGACGTCTGTATCCGGCTCGCCGACGAGGTCGCGGGCACCATCGACGACGGCGCGTTCCCGCTCGTGCTCGGCGGCGACCACGCGGTCGCCATCGGGTCGCTGGCCGGGAGCGCCCGCGACGCCGAAATCGGCGCGCTCTGGCTGGACGCCCACGGCGACTTCAACACTCCTTCGTCCTCGCCGAGCGGGAACGTCCACGGGATGCCGCTCGCGGCGGCGCTCGGGCGCGGCGAGTTCGCGGACACGGAGTGGGCGAACGCCACCGGCCTCCGCGAGGAGAACGTCGCGCTCGTCGGCCTCCGCAAGCTCGACGACTACGAGCGCGAGGCCATCCGCGACAGCGAGATGACCGCCTACACGATGAGCGACATCGACGAGCGCGGCGTCACCAGCGTCATCGACGACGCCCTCGACGTCGTCACCGCGGGCACCGACGGCGTCCACGTCTCGCTGGACCTCGACTGGCTCGACCCCCACGAGGCGCCCGGCGTCGGGACGCCCGTCCGCGGCGGTGCGACCTACCGCGAGGCCCACGCGGCGCTGGAGGCCATCGCACAGCGGGACGAGAACGTGGACTGCCTGCGGTCGCTGGAGGTCGTGGAAGTGAACCCGATTCTCGACGAGTCCAACCGCACCGCCGACATCGCCGCCGAGCTCGCCGCGAGCGCGCTCGGCAAGCGGATCCTCTAG